One stretch of Patescibacteria group bacterium DNA includes these proteins:
- a CDS encoding S8 family serine peptidase: MKKFIFCTIIFVFVAVQGAQAFTPNDTDFSRQWYLRQIDAERAWDISTGSPKVIVAVIDTAVDISHPELDGNAWINEDEIPANGIDDDKNDYIDDVNGWNFSDNNGNILPNFSNGYAEEGISHGTAVASIIAAEGNNRNGMAGITWESKIMPLQVLDATGNGFSDNVAKAIYYAIRNGADVINLSFVGFNFSEDMSTAVRRAWEAGVVVVAAAGNTPDESGGSNLDMYDEFPVCIDQYENEIYVLGVAATDTLDQKAKFSNFGKACVDVSAPGMDIWSARVYNSAIADFDTFYDDDWSGTSFAAPIVSGVSALVKSIAPGLSAREINEILVKSGVIIDGINPDFAGGLGTRVDARAALELALEAAKSGSSLVIGAPLGFTPVVRELGSGGEVKDSFAVFPDSFKKGFTAQSGDVNNDGQKEIVVGAGPGGGPQVRIFSETGKLYGQFFAYNSLFRGGVNIAVGNVDSRTVNDEIITAPGPGGGPHILVFNERGEIQGNFMAYTSGFRGGVTVTAGDIDADDTDEIIVGFIDAGVLHIKIFRKSGVLVSNFQAAEKITGPIFVATQNLDTGEEEEILVTYKTDGNIYIKSFDRNGAFLRSANWATQANQFDLKAFYDYIVGEVRIAIAEIYNNKINLRFISGVFDNINAVEIK, encoded by the coding sequence GTGAAAAAGTTTATATTCTGCACAATAATTTTTGTATTCGTTGCGGTTCAAGGCGCGCAGGCTTTCACCCCAAACGATACGGATTTTTCGCGTCAGTGGTATTTGCGTCAGATTGATGCCGAACGCGCCTGGGATATTTCGACCGGCAGTCCGAAGGTGATTGTCGCAGTGATTGATACGGCCGTGGATATTTCGCATCCGGAATTGGATGGCAATGCTTGGATCAATGAAGATGAAATTCCGGCAAACGGAATCGATGATGATAAGAATGATTATATTGATGATGTGAATGGATGGAATTTCTCGGATAATAACGGAAATATATTGCCGAATTTTTCCAACGGATATGCGGAAGAGGGAATTAGCCATGGCACGGCGGTGGCGAGCATCATCGCAGCCGAAGGGAATAATCGGAACGGCATGGCCGGAATCACCTGGGAGAGCAAGATAATGCCGCTTCAGGTGCTCGATGCCACGGGTAACGGATTCTCGGACAATGTGGCAAAAGCGATTTATTACGCCATTCGAAATGGTGCGGATGTGATTAATTTGAGTTTTGTAGGTTTTAATTTTAGCGAGGATATGTCAACTGCGGTGCGCCGCGCCTGGGAAGCGGGAGTAGTAGTAGTGGCGGCGGCCGGCAATACGCCGGACGAATCGGGCGGCTCGAACTTGGATATGTACGATGAATTTCCGGTGTGCATTGATCAATATGAGAATGAAATATACGTACTTGGAGTCGCGGCAACCGACACGTTGGATCAAAAAGCGAAATTTTCAAATTTTGGCAAAGCCTGCGTTGATGTTTCGGCACCGGGCATGGATATATGGAGCGCGCGTGTTTATAACTCGGCAATTGCGGATTTTGATACATTCTATGATGACGATTGGTCGGGCACTTCGTTTGCGGCGCCGATTGTTTCCGGCGTGTCCGCACTCGTGAAATCAATCGCGCCCGGGCTCTCGGCTCGTGAAATCAATGAAATTTTGGTAAAAAGCGGCGTGATAATTGACGGGATCAATCCGGATTTTGCCGGAGGCTTGGGAACGCGCGTGGATGCGCGCGCTGCGCTTGAGTTGGCGCTTGAAGCGGCAAAGAGCGGTTCATCGCTTGTAATCGGTGCGCCGCTTGGTTTTACGCCGGTTGTCCGTGAGCTTGGGAGCGGCGGGGAAGTCAAAGATAGCTTCGCGGTGTTTCCGGATAGTTTCAAAAAGGGGTTCACGGCTCAGAGCGGCGACGTAAATAATGACGGTCAAAAAGAAATTGTGGTCGGCGCGGGTCCGGGCGGCGGTCCGCAGGTGCGTATTTTTAGCGAGACAGGGAAATTGTACGGACAATTTTTTGCGTATAATTCGCTTTTCCGCGGTGGCGTGAATATCGCCGTCGGAAATGTGGACAGCCGGACGGTGAACGATGAAATTATCACCGCGCCGGGTCCGGGCGGCGGTCCGCATATACTAGTGTTTAATGAAAGAGGGGAAATTCAGGGTAATTTTATGGCGTATACTTCTGGTTTTCGCGGCGGCGTTACGGTCACGGCTGGAGATATTGATGCCGATGACACGGATGAAATAATCGTGGGATTTATTGATGCCGGTGTTTTGCATATTAAGATATTTAGGAAGAGTGGCGTCTTGGTTTCAAATTTTCAAGCGGCAGAGAAAATCACGGGGCCAATATTCGTTGCGACGCAAAATTTGGATACGGGCGAAGAAGAAGAGATACTGGTTACTTATAAAACAGACGGAAATATATATATAAAATCATTCGATCGGAATGGCGCGTTCCTCCGCAGCGCAAACTGGGCGACGCAGGCGAATCAGTTTGACTTGAAAGCATTTTATGACTATATTGTCGGAGAGGTGAGAATCGCCATCGCGGAAATTTATAATAATAAAATTAATCTGCGCTTTATCAGTGGCGTTTTTGACAATATTAATGCCGTTGAAATAAAATAA
- a CDS encoding DUF5667 domain-containing protein: MDKLVEQLNNLGKTKAGGKAREAWVLSTRESMLAHARQDAPAAEKTGSLLENFSLAVDVSTGWSKAFRPVVAAMVIVFLVFGSWTATVSASFGSLPGDALYGVKLFSEGAQITLSPAREVKTKLRIDFAGRRLEEATKLIEKPDIRKEEKLTKSMADFKKGMKTVQDDLEEIKQKSSSKKAVEVAKIVDEKSEEFENKLQETMDKLSDVNKNDVQEAKAVVEVTAVKAVEVIVEKHAQGQAEGITEEEVIEKITSKLERAEAAAALVGVTSASGTAEVISTPVGSEAASSTGEVITGAASGTGEVIGVTGASTATADQLAEKVVEARELLENNDLVGAIAAVKEVNTLASAVGAENQSEASETPIITEPVGVSSTDPIIPVIQTSSTPAVAGAATTTKAVTN, from the coding sequence ATGGATAAATTGGTAGAACAATTGAATAATCTCGGTAAGACGAAAGCGGGCGGCAAAGCGCGTGAGGCTTGGGTATTGTCAACGCGCGAAAGCATGCTTGCTCACGCAAGACAGGACGCGCCGGCGGCGGAGAAAACCGGCAGTCTGCTTGAAAATTTTTCATTGGCAGTGGATGTAAGCACCGGCTGGTCTAAGGCGTTTCGTCCGGTTGTCGCAGCCATGGTTATCGTATTTCTGGTATTTGGCAGCTGGACCGCGACAGTGAGTGCGTCTTTTGGCAGCTTGCCGGGTGATGCGCTTTACGGCGTAAAATTATTTTCCGAAGGCGCGCAAATAACCCTTTCGCCGGCCCGGGAAGTTAAAACAAAACTGCGCATTGATTTTGCCGGACGGCGGCTGGAAGAAGCGACTAAGTTGATTGAGAAACCCGATATAAGGAAGGAAGAAAAGCTAACCAAGTCCATGGCGGATTTTAAAAAAGGCATGAAAACAGTTCAGGATGATCTGGAAGAAATTAAACAAAAAAGTTCTTCAAAGAAGGCGGTTGAGGTGGCGAAAATCGTTGATGAAAAATCTGAAGAGTTTGAAAATAAATTGCAGGAAACCATGGACAAGCTTTCCGATGTCAATAAGAATGATGTCCAAGAAGCGAAAGCGGTTGTTGAGGTAACGGCAGTTAAGGCCGTTGAAGTCATCGTAGAGAAACACGCCCAGGGTCAGGCCGAAGGAATCACCGAGGAAGAAGTAATTGAAAAAATTACGAGCAAGCTGGAAAGAGCCGAAGCCGCGGCAGCGTTGGTTGGAGTAACGAGCGCTTCGGGTACCGCGGAGGTAATTTCTACCCCGGTGGGTTCGGAGGCCGCGTCTTCGACCGGAGAGGTGATTACTGGTGCGGCGAGCGGCACGGGTGAAGTTATCGGGGTAACGGGAGCATCAACCGCGACTGCCGATCAACTGGCGGAAAAAGTTGTGGAGGCACGGGAACTTTTGGAAAATAATGATTTAGTCGGGGCGATTGCGGCGGTAAAAGAAGTGAATACCCTGGCTTCGGCGGTTGGAGCCGAAAATCAGAGTGAAGCAAGCGAGACGCCGATTATAACCGAACCGGTTGGGGTTTCATCGACTGACCCAATCATTCCCGTAATTCAGACTTCATCTACGCCAGCAGTGGCTGGAGCCGCAACCACGACAAAAGCGGTAACGAATTAA